Proteins from a genomic interval of Hemicordylus capensis ecotype Gifberg chromosome 14, rHemCap1.1.pri, whole genome shotgun sequence:
- the GON4L gene encoding GON-4-like protein isoform X2, which translates to MKLEAEWEAGDDAPFAKAPRMLQSTELLQEAKEEPEETGLFIPVEEQEEGGKRKRRKATKRKREEKCPEEDEGPLACDLKLDDALDRTLEDGAKQHNLTAVNVRNILHEVITNEHVVAMMKAAISETEDIPVFEPKMTRSKLKEVVEKGVVIPTWNISPIKKANEIKPPQFVDIPLEEDDDSSDEEYQPEEEEEDETAEESLLESDVESTASSPRGAKRSRTRQSSDTMETDEEGGLPSEAEKAPTPPPQRHISAEVVPMGPPPPPKPKQSKDSTFMEKLHAVDEELASSPVCMDSFQPLEDSLIALRTRSKRPLKDVPLGQLEAELQAPDITPDMYDPNTADDEEWKRWLGGLMNDDVGNEDEADDDDDPEYNFLEDLDEPDTEDFRNDRAVRITKKEVNELMEELFETAAPLIWMPSVSAQFQDEMGFPNVEDEGPEDEDSTAEARPNFNTPQVLRFEEPLANLLNEQHRTVKEQLEQLRVKKTAARLPPSEAEKAKGHGERPVPVLSMDAGQRKRLQQQMQQHVQLLTQIHLLSSSNPGLSSEFSTTRLFLTELETFAQRSRLLHRPLGPGPEFQTAFQPCNLPEALQLIEDFHAQVEWSPRKAVKKSVNNFPSLPKHVAWILATRRVFMYPELLPICSFKARMLRDKIIYTKGEDNLLALGLKHFEETEVPKLLISKYLLTTKTAHQLTVRIKNLGMRRVPDNILKYYKKTKQLPVLPKLCEEMQPGEWKPALEKEEHRLPFWLKASLPFIQAHLEQTARPAPSLGKADGGPAEAAAAVGGEKYPLRMPEGLQWILRPLSSRFCQKAWRRQRPAASKVLPARPGLGLPSVGASHYLKMAAKPCPPEVPPRKGGPAPRKGVPRLIKPAPLLQPLPRMQHLSLPSAVGHGGGGFGLQGVLSAPHAGPRPCLAAALPQNLVSSVPVAFQPRMTLSAFPLAKTRKPGAPRGYQKKKGPKAAPLLKAAPLLHPAPVIFTVPAGAVKVVGLANGCNVLQPLAAVGGRAPQPIPITTLLVNPAPFPCQPLATPPLPSLVLASSSSGAPAAAKDLEATNAAASRLAVGGGEPTCPAGAEPPAELQGPPSCSASPTAEEHGPQQPDLDPGVRVEASAQAYVEMEEERALERPAEIPFSPLAELGAMATVALGRPSDAPPEAAPVPESPPAQEDLVLDLGQELDVEAAPECRAELKGGGGGPSLRGNEAGGQGGSGQGPGGTEKSGSPPKNSSGSAAEAGSGSPLAKPEDLSSVAGPEGAGEKEGPEEEEEEFDDFTQDEEDEEMSSASEESVLSVPELQETMEKLTWLASERRLSQEGDSEEENSQEENSEPEEEEEEEEEEGENLESLQKEDDMAGEVADLADRPASPLALACATPEVKPSSRTPPGQSAKAPGKSRGSHRARAKRGRSRASKDTSKLMLLYAEDILERDPLREQKDLAFAQAYLSRVREALRHIPGKYEEFLRIIYEFESNAGKQMAVDLYAQLRGLLREWPQLLTDFAAFLLPEQALECGLFEEQQAFEKSRKFLRQLEICFSENPSHHQKIIKVLQSCAECLPQEIIELKTQMWQLLKGHDHLQDEFSVFFDHLRPSASRLGDFEEVNWTEEKEYEFDGFEEVSLPDVEEEEDPPKIHAASKNKKRKELGGQNTDKEAEWAEGAKECCCACHEGGGDPRLKRGKRRSCNHCSGGGGKAGDGRSYRNKDPQELSDSLAPQEQSPRPEGKESAEEGAEPREDGDAPPGRMRAAARKADGRAGGSRVEGKSPASKEGPLEGAAPPASRPAEPCAPQGPHCPKKTPAGDAPQPLSSPPPTASSPVQPPRAAPPRLHQHKSGSCAAGGDGEAGRGPRSAEAPPGLGRDALGSEAAAGTAWRLGSPDAGPSPARALPQALPPQASLSDKLAAPPRPCLRVSRSGDREAEGDAGGKGRDLGGSPSQDRAGRNSATQAEEASGARSPQAPAGGGRGKAAGASEGLQEPRRQAEGGAREETLPRVTEATVCAKNIKVSSTGEKVVLWTREADRVILTTCQERGAQPDTFNAISQQLYNKTAEEVAHRFRELMTLFHTACDVSSEDEEDGTSTSNTDQLSDRDPGLSEEEREEQGC; encoded by the exons CCCCCCCAGTTTGTCGACATCCCCCTGGAGGAGGATGatgattcctcagatgaagagtaccagccagaggaggaggaagaggacgaGACAGCGGAGGAG AGCTTGCTGGAGAGCGACGTGGAGAGCACGGCCTCCTCGCCCCGCGGCGCCAAGCGGTCCCGGACCAGGCAGTCGTCCGATACGATGGAGACGGACGAGGAGGGAGGGCTGCCCTCGGAG gcAGAGAAGGCCCCGACGCCGCCCCCCCAGCGGCACATCAGTGCCGAAGTTGTGCCCATGggacccccgccgccccccaagcCCAAGCAGAGCAAGGACAGCACCTTCATGGAGAAGCTGCATGCGGTGGACGAGGAGCTGGCCTCCAGCCCGGTCTGCATGGACTCCTTCCAG cccctagAAGACAGCTTGATCGCCTTGCGCACCCGCTCGAAGAGGCCCCTGAAGGACGTGCCCCTCGGGCAGCTGGAAGCAGAGCTCCAGGCCCCGGATATCACGCCGGATATGTACGACCCCAACACGGCGGACGACGAGGAGTGGAAGAGGTGGCTGGGCGGCCTCATGAACGACGACGTGGGGAACGAAG ACGAGGCGGACGACGACGACGACCCGGAGTACAACTTCCTGGAGGACCTGGATGAGCCAGATACGGAAGACTTCAGGAACGACCGGGCCGTCCGGATCACAA AGAAGGAAGTCAATGAGCTGATGGAGGAGCTGTTTGAGACG GCTGCCCCACTGATCTGGATGCCCTCTGTCTCTGCTCAGTTCCAGGACGAGATGGGATTCCCCAACGTGGAGGACGAGGGGCCGGAGGACGAGGACAGCACTGCAGAGGCCCGTCCGAATTTTAATACCCCTCAGGTGCTCAG GTTCGAGGAGCCCCTGGCCAACCTCCTCAACGAGCAGCACCGGACGGTGAAggagcagctggagcagctgcGGGTGAAGAAGACGGCCGCCCGGCTGCCCCCGTCGGAGGCGGAGAAGGCCAAGGGGCACGGTGAGAGGCCCGTGCCGGTGCTGAGCATGGACGCCGGCCAGAGGAAGAGACTCCAGCAGCAGATGCAGCAG CACGTCCAGCTCTTGACCCAGATTCACCTCCTCAGCAGCTCCAACCCTGGCCTGAGCTCGGAGTTCAGCACCACCCGGCTCTTCCTG ACCGAGCTGGAAACGTTTGCCCAGAGATCCAGGCTCCTCCACCGGCCCCTCGGTCCGGGCCCCGAGTTCCAGACGGCCTTCCAGCCCTGCAACCTCCCGGAGGCTCTGCAGCTCATTGAGGACTTCCACGCCCAGGTCGAGTGGAGCCCGCGCAAAGCTGTGAAGAAGAGCG TGAACAACTTCCCTTCCCTGCCGAAGCACGTGGCGTGGATCCTGGCCACCAGGCGGGTCTTCATGTATCCCGAGTTGCTGCCCATCTGCTCCTTCAAAGCCAGAATGCTGCGGGATAAGATCATCTACACCAAAGGGGAGGACAA tTTGTTAGCTTTGGGTCTGAAGCACTTCGAAGAGACCGAGGTCCCGAAACTCCTGATCAGCAAGTACCTCCTGACGACCAAAACGGCCCACCAGCTGACCGTGCGGATCAAGAACCTCGGCATGAGGCGGGTTCCCGACAACATCCTGAAG TACTATAAGAAGACGAAGCAGTTGCCTGTCCTGCCCAAGCTTTGCGAAGAGATGCAGCCTGGCGAGTGGAAGCCGgccctggagaaggaggagcaccGCCTGCCCTTCTGGCTGAAG GCCAGCCTGCCCTTCATCCAAGCCCACCTGGAGCAGACGGCCCGGCCCGCTCCCAGCCTCGGCAAGGCAGACGGAGGACCCGCGGAGGCGGCTGCGGCGGTGGGGGGCGAAAAGTACCCGCTGCGCATGCCCGAGGGCCTGCAGTGGATCCTGCGGCCTCTCTCCAGCCGCTTCTGCCAGAAGGcctggaggcggcagcggcccgcCGCCAGCAAGGTCCTCCCGGCCCGCCCGGGCCTCGGCCTGCCGTCCGTGGGTGCCAGCCACTACCTGAAGATGGCCGCCAAGCCGTGCCCCCCGGAGGTGCCGCCCCGGAAAGGAGGGCCCGCTCCCAGGAAAGGGGTCCCCCGCCTGATCAAGCCCGCCCCGCTGCTGCAGCCGTTGCCCCGCATGCAGCACCTGAGCCTGCCCTCCGCCGTGGGgcacggcggcggcggcttcgGGCTGCAGGGCGTCCTCTCCGCGCCGCACGCCGGCCCCAGGCCCTGCTTGGCCGCCGCCCTGCCCCAGAACCTGGTCTCCTCCGTGCCGGTCGCCTTCCAGCCCCGAATGACCCTCTCGGCGTTCCCCCTGGCCAAGACCCGGAAGCCCGGTGCCCCCAGAGGCTACCAGAAGAAGAAGGGCCCCAAAGCCGCCCCGCTGCTGAAAGCCGCCCCCCTGCTGCACCCGGCGCCCGTCATCTTCACCGTCCCGGCGGGTGCCGTGAAGGTGGTGGGCCTCGCCAATGGCTGCAACGTGCTGCAACCCCTGGCCGCCGTGGGGGGCCGAGCCCCACAGCCCATCCCCATCACCACTCTGCTGGTGAAccctgcccccttcccctgccagccgcTGGCcacgcctcccctcccctccttggtGCTGGCCTCCAGCTCGTCTGGCGCCCCTGCGGCCGCCAAAGACCTCGAGGCGACCAACGCAGCCGCCTCCAGATTGGCCGTGGGCGGAGGAGAGCCCACCTGCCCTGCCGGGGCGGAACCCCCCGCGGAGCTGCAGGGACCCCCATCGTGTTCTGCCAGCCCCACTGCGGAGGAACATGGCCCCCAGCAGCCGGATCTGGACCCCGGCGTCCGAGTGGAGGCCTCTGCGCAGGCTTATGTGGAGATGGAAGAGGAGAGAGCCCTGGAGCGGCCGGCCGAGATTCCCTTCTCCCCGTTGGCAGAGCTCGGAGCGATGGCGACGGTGGCATTGGGCAGACCCAGCGACGCCCCCCCGGAAGCTGCCCCGGTCCCGGAGAgccccccagcccaagaagacctGGTGTTGGATCTCGggcaggagctggacgtggaggcCGCCCCGGAGTGCCGGGCGGAGCTGAAGGGGGGCGGAGGCGGGCCGAGCCTCCGTGGGAACGAggcaggagggcaggggggatCCGGGCAGGGCCCAGGCGGCACAGAAAAAAGCGGCAGCCCCCCGAAGAACTCCTCCGGCTCGGCCGCTGAGGCTGGGTCCGGCAGCCCCTTGGCGAAGCCGGAGGATTTGTCCAGCGTGGCCGGCCCCGAGGGGGCTGGCGAGAAAGAagggccggaggaggaggaggaggagtttgacGACTTCACCCAAGACGAGGAGGACGAGGAGATGTCCTCGGCGTCGGAGGAGTCGGTGCTCTCGGTGCCGGAGCTGCAG GAGACGATGGAGAAGCTGACGTGGCTGGCGTCGGAGAGGCGCCTGAGCCAGGAGGGCGACTCGGAGGAGGAGAACTCCCAGGAGGAGAACTcagagccggaggaggaggaagaggaggaggaggaggaaggggagaaccTGGAGAGCCTGCAGAAAGAGGACGACATGGCCGGCGAGGTGGCAGACCTGGCCGACCGGCCCGCCTCGCCCCTGGCCCTGGCCTGTGCCACCCCGGAAGTGAAGCCCAGCAGCAGGACGCCGCCAG GGCAGAGCGCCAAGGCACCCGGGAAAAGCCGGGGCTCCCACCGAGCCCGAGCGAAGCGGGGCCGGTCTCGCGCCAGCAAGGACACCTCCAAGCTGATGCTTCTCTATGCTGAAGACATCCTGGAGAGGGACCCCCTGCGGGAGCAGAAGGACCTGGCCTTTGCACAGGCTTATCTGAGCCGG GTGCGTGAGGCCTTGAGGCACATCCCGGGCAAGTACGAGGAGTTCCTCCGCATCATCTACGAGTTTGAGAGCAACGCCGGCAAGCAGATGGCCGTGGACCTTTACGCCCAGCTGCGGGGCCTCCTGCGGGAGTGGCCCCAGCTGCTCACGGACTTTGCGGCCTTCCTCTTGCCCGAGCAAGCCTTGGAATGTGGGCTG TTTGAGGAACAGCAGGCCTTTGAGAAGAGCCGCAAGTTTCTCCGGCAGCTGGAGATCTGCTTTTCCGAAAACCCTTCCCACCACCAGAAGATCATCAAGGTGCTGCAGAGCTGCGCAGAGTGTCTGCCCCAGGAGATCATCGAG TTGAAGACCCAGATGTGGCAGCTGCTGAAAGGACACGACCATCTACAGGACGAATTCTCGGTCTTCTTTGACCACTTGCGGCCCTCGGCCAGCCGCTTGGGGGACTTCGAGGAAGTCAACTGGACGGAGGAGAAAGAGTATGAG TTTGATGGGTTTGAAGAAGTATCGCTGCCGgatgtggaagaggaggaggacccaCCCAAAATCCATGCTGCCTCGAAAAACAAGAAGAGGAAGGAGCTCGGGGGGCAGAACACTGACAAG GAGGCGGAGTGGGCCGAGGGGGCCAAGGAGTGCTGCTGCGCCTGCCACGAGGGGGGCGGCGACCCCCGGCTGAAGAGGGGCAAGCGGAGGAGCTGCAACCactgcagcggcggcggcggcaag gcaggagacgGCCGCTCGTACCGGAATAAGGACCCCCAGGAGCTCAGCGACAGCCTGGCGCCGCAAGAACAGAGCCCCCGCCCGGAAGGGAAGGAGTCTGCGGAGGAGGGGGCCGAGCCCAGAGAAGACGGGGACGCGCCCCCAGGCAGAATGAGGGCAGCAGCCAGGAAGGCTGACGGGAGAGCAGGAG gtTCTCGTGTGGAAGGAAAGTCGCCCGCGAGCAAAGAAGGCCCCTTGGAGGGGGCTGCTCCTCCAGCCAGCAGGCCTGCCGAACCGTGCGCTCCGCAGGGGCCCCACTGCCCCAAGAAGACACCGGCAGGGGATGCCCCCCAGCCGCTCTCCTCCCCGCCTCCCACGGCCTCTTCCCCCGTCCAGCCGCCAAGGGCCGCCCCGCCCAGGCTGCATCAGCACAAAAGCGGCTCGTGCGCCGCAGGAGGGGATGGCGAGGCGGGACGCGGCCCGAGGAGCGCGGAGGCTCCCCCCGGCCTGGGCAGAGACGCTTTGGGGTCTGAGGCGGCTGCAGGGACGGCGTGGCGGCTGGGCTCTCCCGACGCCGGCCCTTCTCCGGCTCGGGCTCTGCCCCAAGCGCTTCCTCCGCAGGCCAGCCTCTCGGACAAACTTGCTGCTCCGCCTCGCCCGTGTCTCAGGGTGTCAAGGAGTGGAGACAGAGAGGCCGAGGGGGATGCCGGCGGCAAAGGAAGGGACCTGGGGGGCTCGCCCTCCCAAGACCGCGCGGGAAGAAACTCTGCGACTCAGGCGGAGGAGGCCTCAGGGGCTCGTAGCCCGCAAGCCCCGGCCGGCGGCGGCCGAGGGAAGGCCGCCGGCGCGAGCGAGGGTTTGCAGGAACCGCGGCGGCAAGCGGAGGGCGGCGCGCGGGAAGAGACGCTGCCCCGTGTGACGGAAGCCACCGTGTGTGCCAAGAACATCAAGGTCAGCTCCACCGGGGAGAAGGTCGTCCTGTGGACCAG GGAGGCCGACCGGGTCATCCTGACCACCTGCCAGGAGCGAGGAGCTCAGCCGGACACGTTCAACGCCATCTCCCAGCAGCTGTACAACAAGACCGCCGAGGAG gtcGCCCACCGGTTCAGAGAGCTGATGACCTTGTTCCACACGGCCTGCGACGTTAGCTCGGAGGACGAGGAAGACGGAACAAGCACCAGCAACACCGACCAGCTGTCGGACAGAGACCCAGGcctctcggaggaagagcgggaggaACAAGGTTGTTAG